DNA from Desulfuromonas sp. AOP6:
TTCGAAAAACGCAAGCTCGCGATTGGGCCGTTATCCCTCTGGCGAAAGCACGCCAAGCCACCGGGTAGCGTCAGTTCCCGCAAAAAAGGCCAGGGTTTTAGCCCTGGCCCTATTTCGCCCTATCCTTTCAGCGCCTGAATCTTTCGCAGGCTTTCCTGCAAAATCCCCAGCTTTTCCTCGGCTTCTCTCTGCTTGCCTCGGTCCTTCTCCAGCACCTCGGGAGGAGCATTGGCGACAAACTTCTCGTTAGAGAGTTTTTTGGCGAAGAACTCCACATCCTTCTGTACCTTGGCAATCTCCTTACCAAGACGCTTTTCTTCCTCGTCGATATTGACCAGACCCGCCAGGGGCAGCAGAATCTCGACGTCACCGGCCACCTGGGTGGCGGCCTGATTGGGACGCTCGACGCCTACACCGTAGCTCAACTCACCGACACGAGCCAAGGCACGGATGTACCCTTCACCGGCTGTCATCACGGTGACCGCCTCTTCTCCCTTGCAGTCAAGCACAGCGGCAATCTGTTTGGAGGGGGGAACATCCATCTCGCCGCGAATGTTGCGGATGGCCTTGACGACATCCATGATCCATTCCATACGGCGGGCTCCGTCCAGGTTGACGGGCAAATCTTCTCCCGTGGGATAGTCGGCCAGCATGATGGAATCGACGGGGCGGCGGCCAGGCAGCGCCTGCCAGATCTCCTCGGTAATAAAAGGCATGAAGGGGTGAAGCAGACGCAGCAATCGCTCGAGTACGGTGAAAAGTACCACCTTGGCGCGGGCCTTGGACGCTCCGTCGTCACCATAGAGATCGTCCTTGCTGAGCTCGATATACCAGTCGCAGAACTCGTGCCAGGTGAAGGCATAGAGAATGGAGGCGCCTTCGTTGAAACGATACTCAGCGAGGGCCCGGCCTGTGTTCTGGGCCGCCTCGTTCAGACGGGTCAGAATCCACTGATCAGCCAGAGACAGGTCAAGCTGGGCCAGATCGATGGATGACGGATCAAAGTCATCAAAATTCATCAGCGCAAAGCGGCTGGCATTCCATAGCTTGTTGGCGAAGTTGCGGTAGCCGGCAATGCGCTCGGTGGAAAGCTTGACGTCACGCCCCTGGGCGGCAAAGGCAGCCAGCGTAAAGCGGAAGGCGTCGGTGCCGTATTCCTCGATAACGGTGAGCGGGTCGATAACATTTCCCTTGCTCTTGCTCATCTTCTGTCCCTGAGCGTCGCGCACCAGGGCGTGGATGTAGACATCCTTGAAGGGGACCTGCCCCATGAACTTGATCCCCATCATCATCATGCGCGCCACCCAGAAAAAGAGGATGTCGAAGCCGGTAATAAGGCAGGAGGTGGGATAGAACTTCCGCAGGGTCTCGGTATTTTCCGGCCAGCCCATGGTGGAGAAAGGCCACAGAGCTGACGAGAACCAGGTATCGAGTACGTCTGTCTCCTGGCGGATGTTGCTGCTGCCGCAATGGGCGCAGCTCTGGGCGTCTTCCATAGCGACAGTGATCTGGTCGCAGTCGTCGCAGAACCAGGCGGGGATACGGTGTCCCCACCAGATCTGGCGACTGATGCACCAGTCCTGGATATTGTTCATCCACTCGAAATAGGTCTTCTCCCACTGCGACGGCACGATGCGTGTCTGACCGGTCTCGACGGCCTTGATCGCCTCCTCGGCCAGGGGCCCGACCTTGACGTACCACTGTTTGCTCATGTAGGGCTCAATGACAGTGCGGCAGCGGTAGCATTCGCCGACAGCATTGGCGTAATCGTCGATGCGTTCGAGCAACCCCTGATTTTCCAGGTCGGCCACTACGTTGGCGCGGGCCTCGTAGCGTTCCTGCCCGGTATAAGAACCACCGTTTTCGTTCACCACACCCGAGGGGTCGAAAATATTGATGAATTCAAGGTCATGACGCTTGCCAAGCTCGAAGTCATTGAAATCATGGGCCGGGGTGATCTTGACAGCACCGGAGCCGAATTCCTTGTCGACGTAGTCGTCGGCGACAATGGGGATTTCCCGGTTCATCAGTGGCAGCAGCACCTTCTTGCCGATCAGGTCCTGGTAACGACCATCTTCGGGGTTGACGGCCACGGCGGTGTCGCCGAGCATGGTCTCGGGCCGGGTGGTGGCCACGATGAGATAGCGGTCAGTGCCAATCACCGGATAACGTAGATGCCAGAGATGGCCTTTCTTGTCCTCGTGTTCGACCTCCAGGTCAGAGAGCGCTGTGTGACAACGCGGACACCAGTTGATGAGCCGATTGTCGCGATAGATAAGACCCTCGGCATGGAGGCGTACAAAGACGGTGCGCACCGCCGTGGAGAGACCCTCGTCCATGGTGAAGCGCTCGCGCTCCCAGTCACAGGAGGCGCCTAGGCGCTTGAGCTGATTAATGATCTGCCCACCGGACTGCTCGCGCCACTGCCAGACTCGCTCAACAAATTCTTCGCGGCCGAGGGCATGACGGTCACGTCCTTCAGAAGCAAGCTGTTTCTCCACCACATTCTGGGTGGCGATGCCTGCGTGGTCGGTGCCGGGCATCCACAGCACTTCGTGACCTGTCATGCGCTTCCACCGCACCAGAATATCCTGCAGGGTATTGTTGAGAGCATGCCCCATATGCAGAACGCCGGTGACATTGGGGGGCGGGATGACAATGGAATAATGGGGCTTGGAGGATTTTTCGTTGGCGTGGAAGTAACCTTTGTCCTCCCAAACCCTGTACCACTTATCTTCAACCTCTTTCGGCTCATACCCTTTGGGGAGCGATGCTTCCATGAACTGATCCTTCCATCTCTATATGCTCAGGGCCAGACCAAGCGCCCTGGTGTTGGCAATCGTTTCAAAAAGGAAATGGGGATTCTAGCAATCCCCATTTCTTCCGTCAATATGTCACGCTGTCTGCCGCTTAAAGGATGATAGCTACAGGGCAGCCCCTTCCTTTATCTTGCGGATTTCTTCCTTGATCAGACTTTCCGCCAGGTCTGGAACGACCTCCCAGGCAATTTTTTCGAGAATGGTCCCCGCAAGACGTTCGACCACTTCAGCGGCAACCCGCTCGACAATGCGAGACACTTCCGCTTCGGAGACAGCCGGCGCTTCTGCTGGGGCAGGGGTATAAGCAACAGGGACTTCCTGCGCGGGCTCCTCGAACAACGCCTCGGCAACAGTCGAAGCAGTTTCTTCGAAAACAATCGGTTCCTCATCAGCCGAAAAGGGTGTACCGAAACGGTCTTCCGGGCTTTCCTCCTCAACAGCAATTTCAGAGGAGTCCTCATCGACAGACGCTGCGGAAGGCTCCGAAAGAAGATCCTCGTCCTCCCATCCTGCCAGATCCGCCTCCTCCAGGATATCCTCGTCGGACAAGGCCAGAATGTCCTCGATTTCCCCTTCCTCTTCCACGGACGCAGGCTCGGAAGCGGGCGTCTCGTAAGTCCCCCAGACATCCTCTTCCGCCTCGCTACTCATAAGGTCCAGGTCGGCGGTAGGCGGCTCAGGAGGGGCCTCAGGAGGGGCCTCAGGAATTCCCGGGCGGTCTGCTGTTCCCTCAAGCCCGTCCGTTTCATCACCCCACAGATCTTCGCTGGCTTCAGCGCTCATCAGATCCTCTTGGGCAGCCACCGAAGTCGAATATTCCTCGTCTTGCCAATCCTCCTCGCCTTCGACTTCGAATCCGAAATTCTCCAGGGTGGCCTCTTCTACCGGATGATCTGCCAGACTATCAGCGGCGTCTTCCTCTTCGCCAAAGGCCTCGGTCTCTTCATCCCACAGGTTTTCATCGGCCTTAATAGTCGCTGCTTCCTGCCCCAATTCCTCTTCGTCGAAAGAAACATCCGACCAGAGATCCTCATCGGACCCAGCACCGCCGTCCCCAGATTTCGCCACAGGGGATTCGAGGGGTTGGACAGGTGCGGCGACGGCAGGCTCAAGTTCCTCCCACATGTCCGCTTCAATTTTTTCACTCGGGACAGGCGCACTTGAAGGATCCAACAACGGTGCTTCGGCTTCTGCCATTTCGGAGATCTCGGCAGAGATATCTTCGGCGGCGGCCAGCAGCTCTTCGACTTTCCTGATGAGGGCCTGTGATTCAAAAGGCTTGGCAATCCAGCCATCCGCTCCACAGGCGCTGGCTTTATTTTCGTCAAAGGGTTCGAAGGTTCCGCTTAAAAGCAGAACGGGCACACCTTTAAGCCCCCCTTCCTGCTTGATAGCCGCGCAAAGCTCATAGCCGT
Protein-coding regions in this window:
- a CDS encoding response regulator, with amino-acid sequence MSKKLLLADDSITIQKVISITFASEDYDLVVVDNGDAALEKARTSRPDLVLADVFMPGKNGYELCAAIKQEGGLKGVPVLLLSGTFEPFDENKASACGADGWIAKPFESQALIRKVEELLAAAEDISAEISEMAEAEAPLLDPSSAPVPSEKIEADMWEELEPAVAAPVQPLESPVAKSGDGGAGSDEDLWSDVSFDEEELGQEAATIKADENLWDEETEAFGEEEDAADSLADHPVEEATLENFGFEVEGEEDWQDEEYSTSVAAQEDLMSAEASEDLWGDETDGLEGTADRPGIPEAPPEAPPEPPTADLDLMSSEAEEDVWGTYETPASEPASVEEEGEIEDILALSDEDILEEADLAGWEDEDLLSEPSAASVDEDSSEIAVEEESPEDRFGTPFSADEEPIVFEETASTVAEALFEEPAQEVPVAYTPAPAEAPAVSEAEVSRIVERVAAEVVERLAGTILEKIAWEVVPDLAESLIKEEIRKIKEGAAL
- a CDS encoding valine--tRNA ligase: MEASLPKGYEPKEVEDKWYRVWEDKGYFHANEKSSKPHYSIVIPPPNVTGVLHMGHALNNTLQDILVRWKRMTGHEVLWMPGTDHAGIATQNVVEKQLASEGRDRHALGREEFVERVWQWREQSGGQIINQLKRLGASCDWERERFTMDEGLSTAVRTVFVRLHAEGLIYRDNRLINWCPRCHTALSDLEVEHEDKKGHLWHLRYPVIGTDRYLIVATTRPETMLGDTAVAVNPEDGRYQDLIGKKVLLPLMNREIPIVADDYVDKEFGSGAVKITPAHDFNDFELGKRHDLEFINIFDPSGVVNENGGSYTGQERYEARANVVADLENQGLLERIDDYANAVGECYRCRTVIEPYMSKQWYVKVGPLAEEAIKAVETGQTRIVPSQWEKTYFEWMNNIQDWCISRQIWWGHRIPAWFCDDCDQITVAMEDAQSCAHCGSSNIRQETDVLDTWFSSALWPFSTMGWPENTETLRKFYPTSCLITGFDILFFWVARMMMMGIKFMGQVPFKDVYIHALVRDAQGQKMSKSKGNVIDPLTVIEEYGTDAFRFTLAAFAAQGRDVKLSTERIAGYRNFANKLWNASRFALMNFDDFDPSSIDLAQLDLSLADQWILTRLNEAAQNTGRALAEYRFNEGASILYAFTWHEFCDWYIELSKDDLYGDDGASKARAKVVLFTVLERLLRLLHPFMPFITEEIWQALPGRRPVDSIMLADYPTGEDLPVNLDGARRMEWIMDVVKAIRNIRGEMDVPPSKQIAAVLDCKGEEAVTVMTAGEGYIRALARVGELSYGVGVERPNQAATQVAGDVEILLPLAGLVNIDEEEKRLGKEIAKVQKDVEFFAKKLSNEKFVANAPPEVLEKDRGKQREAEEKLGILQESLRKIQALKG